One genomic window of Bicyclus anynana chromosome 10, ilBicAnyn1.1, whole genome shotgun sequence includes the following:
- the LOC112043605 gene encoding uncharacterized protein LOC112043605 isoform X6: MIGLVLCVVAKLIDLAISAYYCENGGRYEFLHRKRRRRKASQGPPPRLGLKAASPSVPDEDCNSNTSLAGSLHSTHDELDAHCDNSGYLWLLDYNPMFRDGSCHHISVLSSVSASYKGISDLTSRFEFASRYKDIARDLDANLAEADMESFKTEDIHALLMTGDLPHDAIIDDITHDGEESVGSINTMSICKSELLFSPVKEGAHGVHFSVDSLDCELPTEQDLILTCQANKDNYTIAFEGSLTIYSEDSECAEPAVNQKHDKLVKRLHEGTDFNIALDSDERTRRNLELLERCKKLTNKLTTSMARSDLGLTTWCKLKKQTNQSPLKRHPSGNNNENTNETTDATNEMSNSVIKSQSLPNLYRRKLLSSSINSAALSNSTVDSFTANQRIIGTSTCMKVYDVSQNRSTLGSQHSEPMSTSSSDNQSSSEKSQTKQQPFNLVKLFMKQKSISNDGIVSMDQLDRSECWPSSSGGESGESMGEQRLGTLKNTLLERPQVDLPIEALEETSSAVYEEIRPTNPYNRVYDEVLIEEEEIEGSRLSDNESNLYAVVNKPHLKRANLNITNSPSKGRYSRKSCSSQSSATSVSISSCSESDGTQITRMNRVLQREPCDTKATSTHFEVDKLDKSMQTSSLPVSSISHDRDMYKIVEASFLEKLKEGDCEKPVFVLYPNYTLPDISFLNGRPNIYLSPVKVNISPKSTDSKRNRMHVKGKRPFSCNDVEMLKKKGLGHIKDWDSLNFLLPLECRQLLSEMPELMQYVKEKEVSNKCDKYCNVLPASKQRNRPISCDCNNLANTTAVSSSSSTATQPSSGYRGSSTMLTDESAQNSPAPTGNFNPLFVYRYDSATSSEASCANTEGQRINPSIPKRSLSLADQNRMAKQGEFAPPRPPLPKSILRKSMDKTRKSTAHTKRYSMFELDDFLQDPIVCGTAAVEHKTKRRSLQEPYYLQNQTNFEYRKNNDLAAKRLSQQFLDAADKDADYNEYYQDEGVGTESSLESGKSNEIKFHRPHTPPLPKPRTKQMEYTDFPPPGALISSADLQQLEEFLKQSGINCQNMDEWDQNQVQKVRSQVTKFLQMKRSQEENQRSTDSSSSSCNSKKSVSFAQKPDTKTEVPQTQTKAVDELKVASVATPPNSPNISAMVAQRHYQGKNLAEIPICEEGEVSPDEFSNPTTHHDGRQKYDLIDVSQKRALVSNVTDAVEMLIQHFSPATDQAELGFLGDSKQSPACAKIALNALCPALYAIFRDGLKENIETSFGAVNNSVWQMVEATARQGPITKSLNELVLRINSEDAVTEGLVKFNAFILGLLNAQSVDAWVSYVRTRESILAKHYDPDSLILAGCVGESRCRALLDTLLASLEPLRLLPFSLDLMFEMRELHRSFKKIENDMRAASRPTTINTPPLTLNQRNLLKLVRSMQSSAISSDDCQTSVIMRHKEPRNKEPSTPDLLNESANVKTTVEKNRPRSCVNPSAIGYDMCPNNSRIELETNRRWSGVHLGSKLMQAFDRLVFDDSDDYTDSLENNKPPAKATGNDTKLDTSGEEHWRPSSANSSASGNTGSNSGGKFRRLQLKWEMLSTAESPVTPSGETSPATARGSKIPRPVSSPVRPQAPAIQSPAKNTHRGIPVPVRKGTSPTSATPRPNTARTTAVSKKPPQPANRVIPEKSTRKSTDKTQIPKGAVKKANIQKSPASRVDGACVGGAPRPASLPYGRAAPPPAPRRAASSSAARAHAHHAQQQKNKYVRTLWHRLPSDSGHLAFNEGERLRLILEVDDLYLLCCRGDQKGLVPRDAVLLEDF; this comes from the exons GGCCACCGCCACGGCTGGGGCTGAAGGCGGCGAGCCCCAGCGTCCCCGACGAGGACTGCAACAGTAACACCAGCCTCGCCGGAAGCCTCCACTCGACGCACGATGAGCTCGACGCCCACTGCGATAACTCCGGATATTTATGGCTGCTcgattataa TCCGATGTTTCGGGACGGATCGTGCCACCACATCTCAGTACTGTCCTCGGTGTCCGCATCCTACAAGGGCATAAGCGACCTCACGTCACGGTTCGAATTCGCATCACGCTACAAAGACATCGCCCGGGATCTGGACGCCAATCTCGCTGAAGCCGATATGGAGAGTTTCAAGACGGAAGACATCCACGCTCTCTTGATGACCGGCGACTTGCCTCACGACGCCATTATTGATGATATAACACACGAC GGTGAAGAATCCGTCGGTTCTATCAATACAATGTCAATATGTAAATCGGAGTTGCTGTTCTCTCCGGTGAAAGAAGGCGCCCATGGAGTTCACTTCAGCGTTGATAGCCTTGACTGTGAGCTGCCAACTGAGCAAGATCTCATTCTCACGTGTCAGGCTAATAAGGACAATTACACCATTGCCTTCGAGGGCAGTCTCACCATTTACTCTGAGGACAGTGAGTGTGCTGAACCCGCCGTCAATCAAAAACATG ACAAACTGGTTAAGAGATTACACGAGGGTACAGATTTTAATATAGCATTAGATAGTGATGAACGAACGCGCAGGAATTTAGAATTATTAGAGAGatgtaaaaaattaactaataagCTAACTACGTCTATGGCTAGAAGTGATTTAGGATTAACTACCTGGTGTAAGCTTAAGAAACAGACCAATCAATCGCCTTTGAAGAG GCACCCATCTGGAAATAACAATGAGAACACAAATGAAACAACTGATGCAACAAATGAAATGTCCAATTCAGTAATCAAAAGTCAAAGCTTACCCAACTTGTATAGAAGGAAACTGCTGAGCAGTTCAATCAATTCTGCAGCCTTGAGCAACTCAACG GTCGACTCTTTTACAGCCAACCAAAGAATAATTGGGACGTCGACATGCATGAAGGTTTATGATGTTTCACAAAACCGTTCTACCCTTGGAAGCCAACATTCGGAACCTATGAGTACCTCATCATCAGATAATCAATCGTCATCTGAAAAAAGCCAAACAAAACAGCAGCCTTTTAATTTAGTAAAGCTGTTTATGAAACAGAAAAGTATCAGTAATGATGGTATAGTAAGCATGGATCAATTAGATCGATCCGAATGCTGGCCATCAAGTTCCGGTGGAGAAAGCGGAGAGTCAATGGGGGAGCAAAGATTGGGCACTTTAAAAAATACTCTTCTTGAAAGGCCTCAAGTTGATTTACCAATTGAAGCGCTCGAAGAAACGTCATCAGCGGTATACGAAGAAATCCGACCAACAAATCCATATAATAGAGTCTATGATGAAGTAttaatagaagaagaagaaattgaAGGTTCTAGGTTAAGTGATAACGAATCTAATTTATATGCTGTTGTAAACAAACCTCATCTTAAAAGAGCAAAcctaaatattacaaatagtccCTCAAAGGGACGATATAGTAGAAAATCCTGTTCCTCTCAGTCTTCGGCAACCAGTGTTAGTATTTCTAGTTGTTCAGAGTCTGATGGTACCCAAATAACAAGAATGAATAGGGTGCTGCAGAGAGAGCCATGTGATACAAAAGCCACTTCAACGCATTTTGAAGTCGATAAATTAGACAAAAGCATGCAAACTTCGTCACTACCAGTTTCATCTATATCACATGACCGAGACATGTACAAGATCGTAGAGGCTTcatttcttgaaaaattaaaagaggGTGATTGTGAAAAGCccgtttttgttttatatcctAATTATACTTTGCCAGACATTAGCTTTTTGAACGGAAGACCTAATATATATTTGAGTCCTGTAAAGGTAAACATATCACCGAAATCAACTGACAGCAAAAGAAATAGAATGCATGTAAAAGGCAAACGACCTTTTTCATGTAACGATGTAGAAATGCTTAAGAAAAAAGGTCTCGGTCATATCAAAGATTGGGATTCTCTTAATTTCTTGTTACCCCTAGAATGTAGGCAGTTGCTTTCAGAAATGCCTGAATTGATGCAATACGTTAAAGAAAAAGAGGTATCAAATAAATGtgataaatattgtaatgtctTACCTGCATCAAAACAGAGGAATAGACCAATTAGttgtgattgtaataatttagcTAACACTACAGCAGTTTCATCAAGTTCAAGTACAGCCACACAACCTTCATCAGGATATCGAGGTTCATCAACAATGTTAACCGATGAATCAGCTCAGAATAGCCCGGCTCCTACGGGAAACTTCAATCCATTATTTGTATACCGCTATGACAGTGCTACAAGTTCGGAAGCCAGTTGTGCTAATACTGAAGGTCAAAGAATAAACCCCTCTATACCAAAACGGTCATTATCACTTGCCGATCAAAATAGAATGGCGAAACAGGGAGAATTTGCTCCTCCACGGCCTCCGTTACCCAAAAGTATTTTACGTAAATCTATGGATAAAACGCGCAAGTCTACTGCACACACTAAACGATATAGCATGTTCGAATTAGACGATTTTCTTCAAGATCCAATTGTGTGCGGCACAGCTGCTGTGGAGCATAAAACTAAACGAAGATCACTACAAGAACCTTATTATCTCcaaaatcaaacaaattttgagtacagaaaaaataatgatCTGGCTGCCAAAAGGTTATCTCAACAGTTCTTAGACGCAGCTGATAAAGACGCGGATTATAACGAATATTATCAAGATGAAGGAGTTGGTACTGAAAGTAGCCTTGAGTCAGGCAAATCTAATGAAATTAAGTTTCACAGGCCTCATACGCCACCACTTCCTAAGCCAAGAACAAAGCAAATGGAGTATACGGATTTCCCACCACCCGGCGCACTTATAAGCAGCGCTGATTTACAGCAGCTAGAAGAATTTCTTAAGCAAAGTGGCATTAACTGCCAAAACATGGATGAATGGGATCAAAATCAAGTTCAAAAGGTAAGAAGTCAAGTTACAAAATTTCTTCAAATGAAACGTTCCCAAGAAGAAAATCAAAGGTCTACAGATTCAAGTAGCAGTAGTTGCAACAGCAAGAAATCTGTTAGCTTTGCTCAAAAGCCAGATACTAAAACTGAGGTACCACAAACACAGACAAAAGCTGTTGACGAACTAAAAGTGGCAAGTGTTGCTACACCTCCAAATTCTCCAAACATATCTGCTATGGTAGCACAAAGACACTATCAG gGCAAAAATTTAGCTGAGATCCCTATTTGTGAAGAAGGAGAAGTTAGTCCAGATGAATTCTCAAATCCTACTACACATCACGATGGAAGACAAAAGTACGACCTGATTGATGTTTCCCAAAAAAGAG CATTAGTATCTAATGTGACGGATGCTGTTGAGATGTTGATACAACACTTCTCCCCCGCCACGGATCAGGCCGAACTAGGTTTTCTCGGTGATTCAAAACAGTCACCGGCTTGCGCTAAGATTGCCCTAAATGCATTGTGCCCAGCATTATACGCCATATTCAGAGATGGTCTAAAAGAAAACATCGAAACTTCTTTTGGTGCAGTCAATAACTCGGTCTGGCAAATGGTAGAAGCCACTGCTAGACAAG GTCCCATAACAAAATCCCTTAATGAACTGGTTTTAAGAATAAACAGCGAAGACGCAGTAACCGAAGGGTTGGTCAAATTCAACGCATTTATTTTAGGTTTACTAAA CGCACAATCTGTAGATGCCTGGGTATCGTATGTGCGGACGAGAGAATCAATTCTTGCAAAGCACTACGACCCTGATTCCCTCATCTTAGCTGGTTGCGTTGGAGAATCGCGTTGTAGAGCCTTGTTGGACACTTTGCTCGCCAGTCTCGAACCACTGAGATTATTGCCATTCTCACTCGATCTTATGTTTGAAATGCGAGAGTTACACCGGAGCTTCAAAAAGATCGAGAACGACATGAGAGCTGCTAGTCGG cccactacgATTAACACTCCGCCACTAACACTGAACCAGAGAAACCTGCTGAAGCTGGTCCGTTCGATGCAATCCAGCGCAATTTCGAGTGACGACTGTCAGACCAGTGTCATCATGAGACACAAAGAGCCGAGAAACAAAGAGCCGTCCACGCCAGACTTGTTGAACGAATCGGCGAACGTTAAGACTACTGTTGAGAAAAATAGACCGAGGTCGTGCGTTAATCCATCCGCTATAGGCTACGACATGTGCCCTAACAACAGTAGGATCGAGTTAGAGACTAACAGAAGATGGTCGGGAGTGCATCTTGGCTCGAAACTGATGCAAGCTTTTGACAGATTAGTATTCGATGACAGTGACGATTACACTGATAGTCTCGAAAACAATAAGCCCCCCGCTAAGGCAACCGGCAATGACACGAAG CTGGACACGAGCGGCGAGGAGCATTGGCGGCCGAGTTCAGCGAACAGCAGTGCGAGTGGCAACACTGGCAGCAACTCGGGCGGGAAATTCCGACGGTTACAACTCAAATGGGAAATGCTGAGTACTGCTGAAAGCCCTGTCACGCCTTCTG GTGAAACGTCGCCAGCTACAGCGCGAGGATCCAAAATTCCACGGCCTGTTTCATCACCTGTCCGGCCTCAGGCGCCGGCAATACAGTCGCCAGCCAAGAACACCCACCG AGGCATTCCCGTACCAGTACGTAAAGGAACGTCGCCTACCTCCGCGACTCCGCGTCCCAACACAGCAAGGACGACCGCAGTCAGTAAGAAGCCGCCGCAACCAGCTAACAG AGTTATACCCGAGAAGTCGACGAGAAAATCTACGGACAAAACTCAAATACCAAAGGGTGCTGTTAAAAAAGCAAACATTCAGAAGTCAcc GGCGTCTCGCGTAGACGGCGCGTGCGTGGGCGGAGCGCCGCGGCCTGCGTCGCTGCCGTACGGtcgcgccgcaccgccgcccgCCCCGCGCCGCGCAGCCTCCTCGTCTGCGGCGCGCGCGCACGCTCACCACGCACAACAGCAGAAGAACAA ATACGTGAGAACGCTTTGGCACAGGCTGCCGTCAGATTCTGGTCACCTGGCATTCAACGAAGGCGAGAGACTGCGGCTGATTCTGGAGGTGGACGACCTGTACTTGCTCTGCTGTCGCGGAGACCAGAAGGGATTAGTTCCCCGCGATGCTGTGCTTTTAGAGGATTTCTGA